The genomic DNA ACTCACCATTTGtacatcaaaattaaattcGAAACATTATAGTAAAACTGAAAACACAATCTACCTGTAATTAACacaacagacaaaaaaaatcaaaaaggtaaaaaaaaaaagaatctatcTGTACACAACTATAAGACCAAGTAGTTTTGTGTGAATGTGTACTTTTTAACACCGTAcctatctctcttcttctttataactAACTACTCTCCGCcttcctctgttctctctctctcttcatctttctccttcacattctctacaaaaacaaatctcctaatcttttcttttatggCATTAACTCTTTTCTCTCACGAGGTATCTGATCTCTGTATCGGTAAGCCACCATTACGGTGTCTCTCCGTCGCTACAGCCACCGTAGCTGACGCCATCGCCGCACTCAAATCCTCTGACGAACCGTTCCTCACCGTCTGGAGCTGTAACCACGATGATGAGAAAACAGATGGTAAAAACAAGTGCGAGTGTTTGGGTAAGATCTGTATGGCTGATGTAATCTGTTACTTATCAAAATTCGACAACAATGTTTTGTCTCTTTCCTCTGCTTTCGACGCATCTGTCTCTGTTCTTATCCCCAAATCTCGTTCCCTCGTCGTCCATGTTCATTCTTCTTGCAAGTAAGGGGACAAATCTATacattgtgttctgtttttttatcaTTCGtagagattaaaaatttaatctttttatgTTCTTGATGTTTTCAAGATTGATCGAAGCTATTGATCTGATCATACAAGGAGCACAGAATCTGATTGTTCCGATTCAGACAAGATCATCAATCACGaagagaagacaacaacaaaagctTCTGATTAACCGAAACGTTGTCGTTTCACTCTCCGCCACAACCGCAACAACGCACAAGAACGGCCTACAATTCTGCTGGATCACACAAGAAGACATAATCCGATTCCTTCTCGATTCCATTAGTGTCTTCTCTCCGTTACCGTCTCTTCCTATCTCCGATCTCGGTGTTATCAACAGTACACAACACACTATTCTCGCCGTTGATTATTACTCCTCCGCCGCTTCCGCTGTCTCCGCCGTCTCTCGTGCAATCTTGGACAATGTCTCTGTTGCAGTGGTTGATAAAGGttgtgatcaagaagaagattcacGTATGGCTTTGATAGGTGAGATTTCGCCTATGACGTTAGCTTGCTGCGATGAAACCGCAGCGGCAGCGGTTGCTACACTCTCGGCGGGAGACTTAATGACGTATATCGACGGTAGTGGTCCACCGGAGAGTCTTGTTGGAGTTGTTAGGAATCGTTTGGAAGATAAAGGGATGGTTGGATTGATCTCACTCATTGACTCATTGTCGTCGTTTTCGGGGTCTTCTTCGGATGACGAGTCGTCTCCGGCGGGGAGAATGAGAACGTCGTCGTCGTATGGGAGGTCGGTGAGTAGCGCGGCGAGGATGGCTAGGAAGTCGGTGGCGATAGTGTGTAATCGGAAGAGTTCGTTGATGGCAGTGATGATACAAGCTATTGCTCATAGAGTGAGTTATGTGTGGGTGGTTGATGAAGATGGTTGTTTGATTGGTATGGTtacttttgttgatattttcaaactttttagGGAATTTTTGGATGGTGATAACTCGTaagtattattttgatttttttttttggttagaaatTACTGAAACTTAGCAACAAGTATTGTTGTTTTTAAATAAGATTATTCTTATGGTGGAATATGCCATAAGACAAAAGATCTTGTAAAAAAATTTCggtttttatatacttttatgatttttagttttttacattGTTGATCTTCAGACCTATGATGACCATTTCAGTTCGTTTTTCATGAATTGGATTGCATACAACAAAGAAGTAACACATCCGAAATTTGTTAGACTAGTTCAAGACCTTGTgtttaaattatgtatatattttaggtTGTAGAGTTGTACAGTTTGAATCAGTAAAAATGTAATATAGGTTACTTAGTTAGAGCACGTATATTTGCTGCAATTATGGGTTTCACGTCTAAAACCCTCAAGAAACCATAACTTGATGAGCCTCACGTCTAAATCGAATTACTCAAAATCCATTGTTGTTATAGCGTGTCCAAAAACTTTGTAACAGTGACATATTGAAACAAAAGTAGCAGATGTTGgtggaagaaaatgaaagattgATTCTATGTAATTACACACACTCCACTTGACTATCTAgtacacaattttaaaatatggcCCTGAGATTTGGGCCAGTCAATGATAAAATTGTACAGCTTGCAGCTAATAACGCTGTTGGTCAAATACCACGTGGTATTATAATTAAAACTGTCCATTTCGTTTGGTATACATGTTTTTAAATGTGTGTCTCGTGTGTCTTCGTCTCGTTGTGAGTGTgaaagccacaaaaaaaaagagtgaacgTTGTTAGAATAATTAAAAGCCGTCTGAAGATTTTACATATTGTGACAGCAATGTATACATGGCGATGTGCATGCATCTTAGGGTTAAGACAAACCGAAAAGCATGACTTAGCTAGGTAATGTGGatgaattatatgatatatatgatggCATATTCGATAAAAATCCTTTGGTGTTCAATATGAGAACGATGCATAAGTAGTTGGCTTGATTGACTTTTCTAAGCGTAAGTAATAATTAAGGTCGAATATAATGATTTTGTGTTGGAACAATGCATAGTTTTTCTAAGATGTCATTTTCAGGATTTTGTTTGCATGATCAATGTTCTTACTTCTTAcacttgccaaaaaaaaaaaaaaatgtatagtaaaaacactaatttttgtttactattgACGGtgaattatttctagattcatgCCAACTTTTTCATAAACTTAATTATATGTTTCCTGCGACGACTAACCGtagtattttttctttcttaagttCAATTAAATTCTTTTGGAAGTTGGTATATTTGTGgcaaatttttaattaacagGGAAAGCCTACAATGGTTAatctaatataaataaaatcacaaAGATTTCTTTTGTGTTTGCATATCTATATTGTAAAAGACATTTGAAAgcaaaaacatacaaataagTCGCTTCTAACTTCTATACTCTAATAAGTTATGTAAGTGTAATAGGAAGGAATGGTTAGATTCCTACAATCTTCGTAAATATGAGGGGGTAAGTCAAAAGACAAAAGACTGGGAACAGAAAAACGAAAAGATTCGGCAACTATGTTGatgaatacaaaagaaaaaaaactctctcctctctcaaaaACCCTAGCTCTTCAAACCCGTGCCGCCTGAAGTTCGTTAGCCTCTCCGCCGTCCGGGACTTCGCCGGTGGTGTGAGAGGGCGCtgcttttttctgtttttcttcttttccttccaGTTGTAGTAGTGGGGATCTCGATCTCTACCTCTCTGGTTAGCTTGAGGAGATGTCATTTGTCGATGGCTGTGTCGTGAGGATGCGGCGGTTGGCAAGACGAAGTGAGATCTCGGCTCGCTTTCCTCTCCGGGAGAATGGTGGTGTTTTGAAGCAACTCTGGGCAACCTTCTCTGCAGTTTCAAGGTTCAGATCTAGGCTTTAGGTCTCGTCCCCTTGCTTCTCTCACCTTCTGCCGGAGGATCTAGCTGACCGGAGCTTTAATGGTGGAGTCGGGGTTTTGTTTTACCGGTTGTTTGGTGAGGTTTCCTTAGCCGTCGGTGCCTGAGAAAGCCGGCGTTTCTCGGGAGCTTCGTCAACCCTCTGGATTCAGTCCGGCCAAGAAGCGGGGCAACAAGGCAAACGATGTGGTCAATCCAAAAATGCACCGGGAGGTGAAGCTATGCTAATCTGTGCTCCAATTCTTATATTTAGATGTTTAGCATtctggttgtgttatggttagtTCAGAGGAGCCTATGTTCTTGCTAGTTTTGCTTCGCATCTCTTGGTCAGGTCAGTCGGACATTATGTTCGTTTTTGGCTTAGGACCGGAACAATGAAAGCCAGAGAAACCAAGTTCTTCTGATATTGCGCCTCTAGGTGTTGATGCTATTGGAACAAGCTCTACTTGCAGATCATAAGGTTCTAATAGCTTGGGTTTTATCTGTTCTTCAGTATAGGATTTGGACTTTTTCTGTGTTGGTAGTTGTTTTCGTGTCATAGGGTTTATTTAggggtttaagagatgatttcacatCGAGTCGTGGTGTGTTATTTATCTcgttgtggttaaaaaatgcaatgattCTCGGTTAGGTAGCGTTGGATCCGCTAGTGTTCCAGGGTTATACTTGATCAATCATTGCATTTGTTTTGGTCCAGATCTTTAGAGGTGAATGTAATGTgcctttgatttggttgtatcATGTTGGATAAtgaaaagttgatgttgagcaaaaaaaaaaaaaaaaaaaaattaacatgagTGTATGGGAAGGAAATCANTGTTTCGGAAACTTTGGCTTGGAGGACATTGTTTCTCTTGTCATATGCTTACACAATCTTAGACATACGAAGTCGTGGAAACAAATATCACGAAACATTATATGTATAAATGTTGAAATGTGGTCATTCTCATCTATATATGCAATTTTGGcttcttttatagtatgatgAATTTTAGGACATGTTTGGGTTACCTAAAAGTTGAATCAACAAGGACGCGCTTTCTGTATTGCAGACCTCATGATAactatattctttttgttttgaagcATAGCAAAATCCCAAAGTGAAATATTATGTACTTAAGTTAAACCCCTTTTGTTTTAGTAACGAATTTTTATGTGGTCCTTGTACCACTGTTGGTTGATTCAAACACAAGACTAACTATTTTGAGTTCCGAAAAACAAATGCtgtctttgatttgtttgttaattcAAAACAGGAAGAGAGAACAAACAATGTTGTTTCGACTCATGTTTCAAACGATGTGTATTGAACCCTTTTTCGTAATGTACAATAGTGACGGATTCCAGCCTtaatctaaaacgacaacttTGTATTTGGTGTTACACTTAAACCGAAATCAAAGAGAACAAATTACCAATATACATTTAGTCGTTTCTTAACAACGACTCCACTCGCATGTCGCACACGTGAGTTCAATgacaatttaattttaattttaaccgAAGCTTCCAGTGTAGCCGGGAGTGTCTTTAAGCAAGCTCAATACTAAATTTATAGTCAAATTCCTCATCATTTGAAACCCTCTCATTCTGTCAGTATCTCTATTCACTTGAGTAAGTTCTTGTGTTGTCTGACGtaggcacaaaaaaaaaaaattgtataacttgtttttaATTTCCCAAAATATAACATGTTTACACCATAGATACAAACCCAACTAGAGGTACCTCCGCCACCGTTTAGAAAATCTGTTGGAGCAATCCCATTGCACAACTTCTGGGATGTCTctgatttttttagtaatataaacagaaaagaaaaaaaattttaattctaattttTGAAAGACATAGGTTTCTGCGGCGATTCGACACGTGTATTGTTTATATtggttaagttttgttttgttgttttttattatttagttttatcttttcttcgttttcttctttctctcgacAATATCGAAACGAGAGAAACACAAAATCACGACAATAGCTCTCgcatcgtcgtcttcttcttccaatcgATTCGATCTCGCCTCGTCGTCGTTTTCTAAACCGATCTCGCCTCGTCGTCTTCTAAATCGATTCGATGCAAGTCTTCGATTGGGTTTGTGATTTGGTTTCTCGATCGGGTTGTATCGTTTGTGTTTGGGACGAACCATCAAACAAAATCGAGCGGCGCCATGGTAGTCTCTAGAAGAACTCTCTTCTTCAGTTTAGATGGGAAGCCCTAACGACAAAGCCGTCGCCGAGACGGATCTTACAACTGATTCCATCGGAGAGACACGAAAGGACGATTGCGGCGGAGAAGATTTGCCTCTTCTtattcttcctcctcctcctggtcaattcgaagaaggagagagagtcTTCACAGGTGGCGAAGCTGAGATTTTTGGCTATGAGCTTCCACATGAAGTTTGACTCACATTTCCTCCTCGCATGATATATGCGGTATGTTTTTACATATTCAACTTCAAAATTCATCTTGTGGGTTAGATTAAAAATCTAAGCTTTAGGTAATGACTAATGAATGAAGGTATAAGTTGATTACATAGAAAAAGTTATACAGTTGAAGTGGGTTCTTGAGTTGAGTtggttatataaaaatttataattttgaccTTTGAATCATCTTAATATATCTGTGCTTTATATATGATGGTCACATATCACTGATACAAAAAACGTTACTCACTTTTCAGGTTTTTACATGGTATGGTGCAACAATAGAAACCGATGGCATCACAGAAAATGAATATACATCATGTGAGGTAAGGTTTTGGTGTCTATCCCACtcttagtttatttattatatcaaGAGAAGTAAACTGTGTTGTTTACTAGAAATATCTCTATTCTAGACACCGATGATGAGCTATCTTAGAGTGCACAACTCTCTACAAGTAGAAAGACATCGTTCTACTTCCTCAACAAGAGATTTTCTACCTTCACAGGTACTTTTTCCTTAACATAGTCATGATCTCTGGTatgtatattcttttttttaagtagtAACGTGTTCAATTGATTTAAGTTTGAAAGACTTTCTTGATTTAACCATTTAGTGTCTATCTTTGAATTTGTTGTATTGATTATCTAACATTATTGCCGTTTATGAATCTAGATTTCTATGGGTGTTTGAGGTATGAATAACTTATGATACTATTGATTTTTTACATTACAATGTTTGTCTCTGTGATAATAATAGTTTCTCCCTATTATCTTTTGTTGCAGAACATAGTTTACTTGTTTTTTGAGTATGCTTGCTAGAGGTGAGCTTTGCAAGTACTTCAGCGATCACTGCTTCTCAAAGAAGGTAAGGTTAAAAAGCTTTTTTAAACTAGAATCTGATTGATTGTTGACATTGAAAAGGTAGTCTTGTTTGTAGAATAAAAAGGTAGTCTTGTTTTTTAAAGTAGAATCCGATTGATTTCTTGCTTGGTAGTTAAGCACTTAGTAAATGTTTGGTAGTTGTAACACTTAAACACTAAAAACATTTGTAGAAATAAAAAAGGTAGTCTTGTAGAATAAAAACAGTTGTAACACTTAAACTAGAAGGTAGTCTTGTTTGTAGAATAAAAAGGTCTTGATTTTTTGTATGTTGTCAATGCTTGGTAGTTAAGAACTTAGTAAATGCTTGGTAGTTGTAACACTTAAACACTAAACTCTTCCTTAAAACTTTACAATAAACCCAACTACCaaactcttccttctccttcaacGCTTAAATGGTCTCCTTCAATTTGCTATTTATGTCGCTTCTATGGTCTCCTTCAATAACCACAAAAGCTTTACAATAAACCCAACTaccaattcttcttctctccatctttCATAGAGTTTAGGGTATGAATTCTTTTTCTCTAAACTTTACAGACCTCTTGACTAGCCAAGTTGGGGTGAATAATCCAGAATCTCTTCCATCTTCACCTATTCAAATAAGCTCATCACCTATCCCTCAGTTTAGTACACAATTTAGTGATGTCAACGAGGTAGCTGAAAACTCTAGGGAAGCTAGAATCCGATGGACTGCCCAGGAAGATGTTGTCTTGATCAGTGGTTGGTTAAACATTAGCAAAGATCCAGTCATGAGCAATGGGCAAAAGGGTGGTTCCTTTTGGGAGCGTATTGCACACTACTATGGAACGAGTGAAGCAGTAGCGGGTAAACCAAAGAGAGGGGCCAGTCAATGTAAGCAGaggtggaaaaaaataaatgagactGTCAACAAGTTTGTAGGATGTTACAACCAAGCTTCGAGTCAGAGGACCAGTGGCCAGTCAGAAGATGATGTTCTCCAAATGGCAAATGATTTGTACGTCAATGatcagaaaatgaagttctctcTAGAGCATGCTTGGAGGCTTCTTCGTCATGAGCAGAAGTGGTGTTCTTCGAATGCTTTGAGAGGACCTGaaaacaccaaacaaacaaagcttGATGTGAGTGGCACATATTCCTTCAGTTCAAATACAACTTCTCGTCTTGAGGAAGAAGCTATTGAACGCCCTCCAGGTGTTAAGGCAtccaaaagcaaagcaaagaacAATGGTGGTGGTATAGAAACTGAGGGTAATTCTCTACAAAAGTTAGAGAAGGCGTGggagatcagagagagagaaatagctGCGAGAGAACGAATTTCTAAGCAATGACTTCTAGCGAGTCTAGTCAACAAAACTGATCTGTCCGAGGCTGAAATCAATCTGAGAAAGAAGCTAATTGATGAGATGTTAGGATAGTTGGTTAttagttgttttgtgttttgttaaagTTTGAGTCTTGTGTTTTGTTAAAGTTTGAGTCTTGTGTTTTGTTAAAGTTTGAGTCTTGTGTTATGTATCGTTGATGAATCGACTAAATCAATGCTTGTGTTATGTATCGTTTTAATCATTGTTAAGTGGTTCTGTTCTTTTATCAATGCTAAGAGGTTCTGCTCTTGTATCGTGTTAATCATTGTTAAGTGGTTCTGTTCTATTATCAATGCTAAGTGGTTCTGCTCTTGTATCGTTTTAATCAATTTTAAGTGGTTCTGTTCTTTTATCAATGCTAAGTGGTTCtgctcttgttttgttttaatcaatGTTAAGTGGTTCTGCTCTTGTATTGTTTTAATCATTGTTAAGTGGTTCTATTCTTTTATCAATGCTA from Camelina sativa cultivar DH55 chromosome 2, Cs, whole genome shotgun sequence includes the following:
- the LOC104728769 gene encoding CBS domain-containing protein CBSX5-like, whose amino-acid sequence is MALTLFSHEVSDLCIGKPPLRCLSVATATVADAIAALKSSDEPFLTVWSCNHDDEKTDGKNKCECLGKICMADVICYLSKFDNNVLSLSSAFDASVSVLIPKSRSLVVHVHSSCKLIEAIDLIIQGAQNLIVPIQTRSSITKRRQQQKLLINRNVVVSLSATTATTHKNGLQFCWITQEDIIRFLLDSISVFSPLPSLPISDLGVINSTQHTILAVDYYSSAASAVSAVSRAILDNVSVAVVDKGCDQEEDSRMALIGEISPMTLACCDETAAAAVATLSAGDLMTYIDGSGPPESLVGVVRNRLEDKGMVGLISLIDSLSSFSGSSSDDESSPAGRMRTSSSYGRSVSSAARMARKSVAIVCNRKSSLMAVMIQAIAHRVSYVWVVDEDGCLIGMVTFVDIFKLFREFLDGDNS